The DNA sequence CTGGTTAAGAAATCATTAATGTATATTGgtactattatttttacatttaaaactaaaataattaaatatattaattaaaagagtATAAATgcatattacaaattttttaaagacaaaaatacccttttaatttttatacagtaattttttgataattttagatgttcaacattatttttttctgatttttctattaatttaaattttcttatgtttaattatatttaatttttaacaacattaaaatatatttatttaattatttaattgttttttaatttttattgatgagtattaaataaaatattaaacacacaTGTACAACATTTATGgacattttaatcttttaattaaaataaaattgcattattaGTTGTTAGGtcaaattttagttaatatcacatttaattatgtactTTTGTAGAATTCGGTATATATTAACTATCCTTAACCAGTGTCTAAAAATACTGATTAGCAAAATCCTATTTTAAAAGCTTAGAGATTACTCCTTCgttctttatttattaaccgttaaacttttgaaatttttttgtttatatttaagagtgatttttaaagtttaagataCTATATCTACTATTCACTTACTTTTAATAAGTTTACATATAtcgtaaaattttaaaaatgataaacaagaaaatgttataaatattgtattaaGGCTAATAAggtttattgattaaaaaaatggaaagagTAATATTTATTCCTAAAATATAGCAAGACCGAAGACCTTTCTATATGATATTTAAGgatctttaatataaatttaatgaatacaataaatttttttatctaaaataatGGTTTTTTAGAGTTCAAATTTATCCCAACATTAACAATCGATCAATGCTTACCtttctaatttctaaatttattcaTCTCTCAAGTCCCTTCCAAATCCCAAAACTTTGATGTTGCACCAATCATGATTATCACAAAGGCCTAATCAATTGATTAGTTGCTAATTAATACGGAGGATGAATATTGCTTCTCAAtgacacttaattaaaaaaactaacattTCTTTTCAACTGTAGTTTAAAAGTTCTCTCGAAGCACTTTAATGAAATAGTGTACCTATAAGATTTTTTacattacaatattttatttctacaccataacaaatatatagaaataaataaattagttattatttttgaattttttttattttaattttgtgaaaagaAAAGTGTGGAGAGCGAAGGGATAGAAGAAGCGGTTAGAGATGGTGGGGTGGGTTGTGGCCCAAAATTTGAATTCGAAAAGCCAACAGACAAACACACACTATCCCTCTACCTCGCATTCTGTGGTATTGTTTGAAACCACACTATATATATCCTTCCTAACACCACATCCTGTGCCGTAACAAGATAACGAGACAAAAACCCTAGATAACCCCTTTTCTTCAACCTCTCAATATGGCCAAAAAGAAAGTGTCGCACTCATCTAATTCTCAAGACCCTAAACACTCACAAATCGAAGCACAAACCATTCCAATGGCTACCCTAACCGATGATTCCTCTCTGCAACAGATTCAGAGCCTTAGAAACCTCAATGGCAAACTTCTCAAGGAGACCACTGAGCGCCGCCAGCAGATTGACTCTCTCCAGTCAGAGATACGCCGCTCCGCCGTCTCCTACAACGACATTCTCGCTGCCTTCCACATCGAAAACGTCGTCGCTTCGGTTTTCGTGGACAGTCAGGTCAAGGAGATGAACCTCTGCTTCGATATGCTCCTCGGAGAGAAGGACCGCGAGGTTGAAGGTCTCAATCGTCAACTGGAAAGCCTCGCTGTGCGGTTCCGGAACGAGACCGGTGTTCTCGTGAAAGAGAGAGACAGACTCGTCTACCAGACGAAGGTTTTGGGGGAGAATGTAGAGAGGGAGGTGAAGCTTAGAGGAGAAGCGGAGAAGAGTAGGGTGGAAGGTGAAAAACTGTTGTCGCAGAAACAGAGAGACGTTGCGGAGTTGAAAACGGAACGAGATTCGGCGCTGAAGAGCTCTCGAGAGTCGCTTTTGGCTGTTGAAACGTTGAAGGAGGAGATTGAAGCGGTGAGAAGGGAGAAGGATGAGTTTTTGAAGGTAAGCGAAAATCAGAAGCAGAAAATCGGTGGTCTTGAAGAGGAGTTGACACGAGTCAACGAGTGTTTGAAGATGCAAGAGGAGAGCACGCGTGTCAGACTTGATGGTGTGGGCAATAAACTTGGTCTTGCGACGCAGAGGGTGGAGGAGATGAAGAAGGAGAACATTTCGTTGCACCAGGAGAAGAAGGAGATTGAAAAGGTCGTTGAGATGTTGACAGAGGAGAATGCCGGTGTTCGTAAGAGTTTGAATGTGGCTATGAAGGAGTTGGAGGATAAGCAGCATAAGGTTGATGAAACTGTTAGAGTCAAAGGTGAAATAGAGGAGGCGAAGGTTAATCTGGAAAGTGAAATCGTTGGATTGAGAGAAAAAATCAATGAATTGCAGGAGTCTTACATGAAGGAGTTGGAGGATAAGCAGCATGAGATTGATGCAGCCTTTAGAGTCAAAGGTGAAATAGAGCAGGTGAAGGTTAATCTGGAAAGTGAAATTGTTGAGTTGAGACAAAAAATCAATGAATTGAGGAAGTCTTACAATGAGGAGTTGGAGGATAAGCAGCATGAGGTTGATGCAGCTGTTAGAGTCAAAGGTGAAATAGAGGAGGTGAAGGTTAATCTGGAAAGTGAAATTGTTCAGTTGCGACAAAAAATCAGTGAATTGAAGGAGTCTCACAAGAAGGAGTCGGAGGATAAGCAGCGTGAGGTTGATGCAGCTGTTAGAGTCAAAGGTGAAATAGAGGAGGTGAAGGTTAATCTGGAAAGTGAAATTGTTCAGTTGAGAGAAAAAATCAGTGACTTGAAGAAGTCTTACACGAAGTTTGAAACGGAAAACAAGCAGTTGCTTTCAGAAGTTGAGAGTTATAGAAATGCTGTGGAGAAAGAGAGGGTTGAGAAGGGAAACATGAAGAAAGGTTTTGATGAGGAGAGGAAGAGAGTGGAGAAGTTGGAGCTgctaatttcaaaattgaagGAAACGGTTGTGAAGAGAGAAGCTGATTTGGGACAATTGAGAAATGATAGGGATAAGCTGGTTGAGAATGAAAAGAAGCTAGAGGGCAATGTGAGTGTTTTGAGAAAGGAAAATGATGCATTGCAGAGTAAGCTTTTGGAAGCAAGAAAGGAAGTTGAGGAATTGAGTGGTAAGGTTGATGTTTGGTGCAAAAATTGGAACAAGGCCCTTGCACTGTTGAAGCATACCGCTACACTCGTTTCTCAACAGAAGGGTATTGAAGAGGAAGTGGTGGCGAATGGTAAGAATGTTGAAGAAATGGAAGAAATAGCTGTTGAGGAAgttgaaaagataaagaagGCATTTGAAAGCAAAGAGGAGATGCTGGATGAAATGAAGCAGAAAGTGGTTTCATTGAACAAGTCTGTGGTGGAGGCACACAAAAGTAAGAACATGTGGACTGTGTTATCTTCTGCAACTACAATTTTTGCTGCTGCCTTAGTTGCTTATGTTGCTAGAGGACGTTGAATCCCTATCCTATTAACTTTTTAGATGAGTAACTTTatatcttacttttttttaatatgatcaAGATGCCCTTCTTTACTTAGCAGAATATGTATGTCTtgatctttataaaatttgatcCTTATTATATagtacaatattttgtttgctGTAATGTTCTTGGCACGTAAATGGTGTACGTGTTTTGGATTAACtaagcaaaatattttgttaatttttgcaTGTGTTTTTTGTGCttaatataatttcttaactTCTGTGTTTGTAATTATGGCTTTACTTAAGAACACAAgcacaaattataatatttgttttcgtTTATTGTGTTTCTATAATTGCTAAGCACaagatattatattttcaaaacatttggGAACTGTAATTAAGTTTTGTGACATGTGGAGAATAAATTACAGTATTATTTTTGTAGCTTAATTTGTCtacttatttttaagaaaaaaaaactgtatCAACTCGATAGTTAAActaagggttaagtatgtttttagtcttgaactttaattcaaaattagaattcgtctttggtcaaaactttgataaattttggtcctaaactttaaaaatgaatgagtatagttcttttaacccaattttgttaactttctTTTAGGTTTCGAACGCATTTCTCAATAAATATTGAGTGTAGAATGTGTTAAACGGCGTaaataactttaatattaatatgaaatacATTTCACATGttgaaaatcaattttgttaacttttttcttaGGCTTCAAACgtatttctcagtaaatattgagtTGAGAATGTGTTAAACGACgtaaacaacttcaatattaacatgaaacacattccACATATTGAAAACAGTCAATctaattagattaaaaagactatattaatttacaaattttaatttttgaccgaagtttaagaactaaaaatatacttaatccGCCGTTTAGCAATGTGTTTCATTGTCACGTAAAAATTCAGGAATTTCCTTTTAAGTATGTGTAAATgtgtaaaaataacatttcTAAGTCAATATTCAGTTTcttgtttatataatttaaaaatttatttttaatcaaaaatactgttattaaaattattatataatatggaCATCATTTAGGAAAGTATTCTTTataagagaatttttttttctttttgagtagttatttataaaacaaatattatatttataaatattttaattatgtttatttttcataattcattaatttaaattatatgaaatacttttaattattttttaaatttatacatttgaaaacatttaaaagaaaattttatgttgaataattattattaagtaaAAAACTATTGTGCACTAatgttataatttcttttaagtgTACTAACTTGTAAGTGTCCTAATTGATTGTGACTGTTCTTCACCTACATCATGAAATAAATGATGTTTACTTGCAacagaaattaaaatacaaaatgcttttacctttttttattccttcattattcttttaaataattactttttatataattatttttttaaagtaaatctatttctaagaaaatattttcgaaactaattttttaattattgttttttaagactttctctcttcttcaatttaaacaaaaaaaagtgaaactcaattgttttgttttctattcagAAGATGGATTTCCGCTTTTAATAAATTCAGATAACAAAGTgagttgattttaaaataaattctgtgaaagttaattaatgttttgactgataaattaaatttttttagtagatagaatttaaaaattatcaaaatattggtaaaaataaaataaaatgattatcgaagaagttaaaaatattaaaacttaacaatgttttaatctataactatatataaagggattccctcttttgtgtccacatttcataattccaactttaccctttataatttaattatttattaaatttttaaaaattaacggttatttttataagtttttataaaattatttacttatctcttttttctttttttctcttactattcatcaatagttatttttctcttattttcttcgtacattttattttattttttataaatatacttttattttgtttattaaattaataacattacaatctataactatatataaaggggattccctcttttgtgtccacatttcataattccaactttaccctttataatctaattatttattaaatttttaaaaattaacggttatttttataagtttctataaaattatttacttatctcttttttctttttttctcttactattcatcaatagttatttttctcttattttcttcgtacattttattttattttttataaatatacttttattttgtttattaaattaataacattacaatatcatcaattcttaatataattcaaaaaatgtgtacacacaggcgcgatagcgcctgtgtttacactagttattattaattattatacatatttatatttttatattattattattattaattattatatacatatattattaataattattatattatatatttattatatatacgttattaataataataattattattatatattattatattaattattataaatatataaatctatattattatttattattataatttatttatatatataaacataacatatatattatatattatatattatattaattatgtaaccagttatatatatatatatatatatatatatatattctctttttttataaagaacaaGATTGATTGGTTCAAATAGTAACAATTGTTATTTATTAACCAAAttattcatgatttttttaattttaaaatgattattggtatcaatattataatttaaaagataattgatACAGAAAGATGAAAagagaataattataattataaaaacacaggagtaattaaatgtattttttactttgaattaagggtattaaaaattatgaattttgctTCTTATTTACTCTTTTTTGGTAATGAATTTTAAGagaatatttttcttaacttcAAATACTTCATAATGAAAGTATTGGTGAAGTAGaagttttttaaagaaattaaaattttaaattatgaaagtaattttattactttaaattgtAAACTTGAAAAAATACAATAGCTCAGAAATGTtcatgctatttttttttctcacatttctaacttactatttatttattctattttct is a window from the Vigna unguiculata cultivar IT97K-499-35 chromosome 7, ASM411807v1, whole genome shotgun sequence genome containing:
- the LOC114192326 gene encoding myosin-7 — its product is MAKKKVSHSSNSQDPKHSQIEAQTIPMATLTDDSSLQQIQSLRNLNGKLLKETTERRQQIDSLQSEIRRSAVSYNDILAAFHIENVVASVFVDSQVKEMNLCFDMLLGEKDREVEGLNRQLESLAVRFRNETGVLVKERDRLVYQTKVLGENVEREVKLRGEAEKSRVEGEKLLSQKQRDVAELKTERDSALKSSRESLLAVETLKEEIEAVRREKDEFLKVSENQKQKIGGLEEELTRVNECLKMQEESTRVRLDGVGNKLGLATQRVEEMKKENISLHQEKKEIEKVVEMLTEENAGVRKSLNVAMKELEDKQHKVDETVRVKGEIEEAKVNLESEIVGLREKINELQESYMKELEDKQHEIDAAFRVKGEIEQVKVNLESEIVELRQKINELRKSYNEELEDKQHEVDAAVRVKGEIEEVKVNLESEIVQLRQKISELKESHKKESEDKQREVDAAVRVKGEIEEVKVNLESEIVQLREKISDLKKSYTKFETENKQLLSEVESYRNAVEKERVEKGNMKKGFDEERKRVEKLELLISKLKETVVKREADLGQLRNDRDKLVENEKKLEGNVSVLRKENDALQSKLLEARKEVEELSGKVDVWCKNWNKALALLKHTATLVSQQKGIEEEVVANGKNVEEMEEIAVEEVEKIKKAFESKEEMLDEMKQKVVSLNKSVVEAHKSKNMWTVLSSATTIFAAALVAYVARGR